From Prosthecobacter sp., the proteins below share one genomic window:
- a CDS encoding PQQ-binding-like beta-propeller repeat protein produces the protein MQRVIPTLRATCLVIAIITTLMANADDWPQFRGMNRDAVWNETGIMQTFPPEGLAVRWRAAAGGGFSSPVVAQGRVYLADSALQKPKAQERVRCWDEKTGQILWTHLYDVSYPDNAFNPPQGPGSTPIVEAGKLFALGITGHLHCLDAVKGEVLWKRNLTADYGLAEFSGTTPSPLIEGDLIILVIGGKPSACVVALDKNTGNEVWRALDDKWTYSSPIVISAGGQRQLIVWTPDAVTSLNPVNGKTWWREELNTPGTLATVPTPVLKGDLLLFSGLMFQLDPAKPAASALWPESKNGTKRILSQTSIPLILGDHVFSGKMPGKLVCLEARTGNQVWETDKVTVKSSGSIIHLTPNGHSVLIFTDEGNLIRARLTPKGYEELSRVHVINPTCAFGGRKVVWPPPAYANQHIFARNEEELICASLAAKP, from the coding sequence ATGCAACGCGTCATCCCAACCCTGCGAGCAACTTGTCTTGTCATCGCGATCATCACGACCTTGATGGCGAATGCAGACGACTGGCCGCAGTTTCGCGGAATGAATCGTGATGCGGTGTGGAATGAAACGGGCATCATGCAGACCTTTCCGCCGGAGGGATTGGCGGTGCGCTGGCGTGCAGCGGCTGGAGGTGGATTCTCGAGTCCGGTGGTGGCGCAGGGTCGTGTTTACCTTGCTGACTCGGCTCTGCAAAAGCCGAAGGCACAGGAGCGTGTGCGTTGCTGGGACGAGAAGACGGGGCAGATTCTCTGGACGCATCTTTATGACGTGAGCTATCCCGACAACGCCTTCAATCCACCGCAAGGACCTGGTTCCACACCCATTGTCGAGGCGGGCAAACTGTTTGCTCTCGGCATCACCGGCCATCTTCATTGCCTCGATGCGGTCAAGGGCGAGGTGCTGTGGAAACGAAATCTGACTGCGGACTACGGGCTGGCGGAGTTCTCGGGCACCACGCCGAGCCCGTTGATCGAAGGCGACCTCATCATTTTGGTCATCGGCGGCAAACCGAGTGCGTGTGTCGTGGCGCTCGACAAGAACACCGGCAACGAAGTCTGGCGCGCGCTGGATGACAAATGGACTTACAGCTCGCCCATCGTCATCAGCGCCGGAGGTCAAAGACAGCTCATCGTGTGGACACCGGATGCGGTCACGTCCTTGAATCCCGTCAACGGCAAGACGTGGTGGCGGGAGGAACTCAACACGCCCGGAACACTTGCCACCGTGCCCACGCCGGTGCTCAAAGGCGACCTGCTGCTCTTTAGCGGTTTGATGTTTCAACTCGATCCTGCCAAGCCCGCCGCATCGGCGCTCTGGCCGGAGTCGAAAAACGGGACGAAGCGAATCCTGAGCCAGACTTCCATCCCATTGATTCTCGGCGATCATGTGTTCAGCGGCAAAATGCCGGGCAAGCTGGTCTGCCTCGAAGCACGCACCGGCAACCAAGTCTGGGAGACTGACAAGGTGACGGTCAAAAGCTCGGGATCGATCATTCATCTGACTCCCAATGGCCACTCCGTCCTGATCTTCACTGACGAGGGCAATCTGATCCGCGCGCGCCTGACACCGAAAGGCTATGAGGAACTCAGCCGCGTTCACGTCATCAATCCGACCTGCGCGTTCGGCGGCAGGAAAGTCGTGTGGCCGCCGCCCGCGTATGCCAACCAGCACATCTTTGCGCGCAATGAGGAGGAACTGATCTGCGCGTCATTGGCGGCAAAGCCGTGA
- a CDS encoding YeeE/YedE thiosulfate transporter family protein, with translation MFDEPLKLVLGLVTGILFGVLLQKGQVAKFQKLMGQFLLKDFTVVKIMATAIAVGTVGVHALVAMGLAEIHIQTASLARVIVGGVLFGTGLAIFGLCPGTSVAACGEGRRDAMVGVFGMFIGAGVYVAAFPALLPMIKAMVDYGKVTLPQLSGTSPWLWVGALVALIVIALAMIERIYPRKLDANL, from the coding sequence ATGTTTGATGAGCCGCTCAAACTCGTGCTCGGTCTTGTCACCGGCATCCTCTTCGGCGTGCTGCTGCAAAAGGGGCAGGTCGCCAAATTTCAAAAGCTCATGGGGCAGTTTCTGCTCAAGGATTTCACAGTGGTGAAGATCATGGCGACGGCCATCGCGGTGGGCACCGTCGGCGTGCATGCGCTGGTGGCGATGGGCTTGGCGGAGATTCACATTCAAACCGCTTCGCTGGCGCGTGTGATCGTCGGCGGAGTGTTGTTCGGCACTGGCCTCGCGATCTTCGGGCTTTGTCCCGGCACGAGCGTCGCGGCGTGCGGCGAAGGCCGGCGCGATGCGATGGTCGGCGTGTTCGGGATGTTCATTGGCGCGGGCGTCTATGTCGCGGCGTTTCCGGCGTTGCTGCCGATGATCAAAGCAATGGTGGACTATGGAAAAGTGACGCTGCCACAACTCAGCGGCACCTCGCCGTGGCTATGGGTGGGAGCACTGGTGGCTCTTATCGTCATCGCTCTCGCGATGATCGAGCGCATTTATCCCCGAAAACTAGATGCCAACCTTTAA
- a CDS encoding DUF1549 domain-containing protein, giving the protein MKRFTLLLLLFIGSAHAAEPDTRIAARQIDTLLAQDWQKHSLKGNAPASDEIFVRRIHLDLVGRIPTHQETVSFLSATDKDKRAKLIDQLLASEGFTMHQFHFYADLLRVLSKGTYNGDAGRVTGMAYAEFIKDSVRTNKPYDQLVRELVSAQGKVWENGAVGYYQRDRGMPLDNLSLTMRIFTGTRIECAQCHNHPFDKWTQMQFHQMAAYTYGVQTVMGIYSPSFFGMLALQKERREKNGTSMDDEIHLRQAFNEMIVPIKHAWVSRNPQQLRLPHDYQYDDAKPKSLVKAATLMGAPAEYDPKGNPLESFAAWMTSPEHPRFTVVIANRLWRKLFGIGLIEPADEIMDTTVAANPALMEHLRRLMIAQRYDVKAFLRVLCNTQAYQREVTRTELALGEVYHFTGPLLRRMTPEQMWDSFTTLIHTAPDLPNVPLREATDTFLANARKLGEALEHLTPAELLQRADITSEVFRKNAAQFKVLQQGIAEAQKREDKATVKALAGELGVLRKAAIQTADEQIYIPAVMKLSAQSKQTGESYKGIEVPGYQPPDRSAETAAQTQLFLADAARVGIPPAQHAIYLKHRQSMMRLWPRAAEIDSPAPAGHALREFGQSDREFVENANHDASVPQALVLMNGQMLPNILNSWSQVMLAVKQARYPDDKIEAVYLALLSRKPTAEEMAAWAKAQSHGLNTIQDLVYALLNSQQFIFIQ; this is encoded by the coding sequence ATGAAACGCTTCACTCTCTTGCTCCTGCTCTTCATCGGAAGCGCTCACGCGGCGGAGCCGGACACGCGCATCGCCGCACGGCAGATCGACACGCTGCTCGCCCAGGATTGGCAGAAGCATTCACTGAAAGGCAACGCACCCGCGAGTGACGAAATCTTCGTCCGCCGCATCCATCTTGATCTCGTGGGGCGCATCCCGACGCATCAGGAGACGGTTTCGTTTCTGAGCGCCACGGACAAAGACAAGCGCGCAAAACTCATCGACCAGTTGCTCGCGAGCGAGGGCTTCACGATGCATCAGTTTCACTTCTATGCGGATCTGCTGCGGGTGCTGAGCAAGGGCACTTACAATGGCGATGCGGGCCGCGTCACGGGCATGGCGTATGCGGAGTTCATCAAAGACAGCGTGCGGACGAACAAGCCGTATGACCAGCTCGTGCGCGAGCTGGTCAGCGCGCAGGGCAAGGTGTGGGAGAACGGTGCGGTGGGCTATTACCAGCGGGATCGCGGCATGCCGTTGGACAACCTTTCCCTCACCATGCGCATCTTCACCGGCACGCGCATTGAGTGCGCGCAGTGTCACAATCATCCCTTCGACAAATGGACGCAGATGCAGTTTCACCAGATGGCGGCCTATACTTACGGCGTGCAGACGGTGATGGGCATCTACAGCCCTTCGTTCTTCGGGATGCTCGCGCTGCAAAAGGAACGCCGCGAGAAGAACGGCACATCAATGGACGACGAGATCCATCTGCGGCAGGCCTTCAATGAGATGATCGTGCCGATCAAGCACGCCTGGGTCAGTCGCAATCCGCAGCAGCTCCGCCTGCCGCATGATTACCAATACGACGACGCCAAGCCGAAGTCGCTGGTGAAAGCCGCCACGCTCATGGGAGCGCCCGCTGAGTATGATCCGAAGGGCAATCCGCTGGAGTCATTCGCTGCATGGATGACCTCGCCGGAGCATCCGCGCTTCACCGTGGTCATCGCGAATCGTTTGTGGAGGAAGCTCTTCGGCATCGGCCTCATCGAACCGGCGGATGAGATCATGGACACGACCGTGGCGGCGAATCCAGCGCTCATGGAGCATCTGCGGCGGCTCATGATTGCGCAGCGTTATGATGTGAAGGCCTTCCTGCGCGTGCTGTGCAACACGCAGGCTTATCAACGCGAAGTCACGCGCACGGAACTCGCCCTGGGCGAGGTTTATCACTTCACCGGCCCGCTGCTGCGCCGCATGACGCCGGAGCAGATGTGGGACAGCTTCACCACGCTCATCCACACCGCACCCGACCTGCCGAATGTGCCGCTGCGCGAGGCGACGGACACATTTCTCGCGAATGCGCGCAAGCTCGGTGAGGCGCTGGAACATCTCACGCCTGCCGAGCTGCTCCAGCGCGCCGACATCACCAGTGAGGTTTTCCGCAAGAACGCGGCGCAGTTCAAAGTGCTGCAACAAGGCATCGCCGAGGCGCAAAAGCGCGAGGACAAGGCAACGGTGAAGGCACTGGCGGGTGAACTCGGTGTCTTGCGCAAAGCAGCGATCCAAACCGCCGACGAACAAATCTACATCCCCGCCGTGATGAAACTCTCGGCTCAAAGCAAGCAAACCGGCGAGAGCTACAAGGGCATCGAAGTCCCCGGCTACCAGCCACCTGACCGCAGCGCCGAAACTGCCGCGCAAACGCAGCTTTTCCTCGCCGATGCCGCGCGTGTCGGCATCCCACCTGCCCAGCACGCCATCTATCTCAAACATCGCCAGTCCATGATGCGCCTTTGGCCCCGCGCCGCTGAGATCGACAGCCCCGCGCCTGCCGGACACGCATTACGCGAGTTCGGCCAGAGCGACCGCGAGTTCGTCGAGAACGCCAACCACGACGCCAGCGTGCCGCAGGCACTCGTGTTAATGAACGGCCAGATGCTGCCCAACATCCTGAACTCATGGTCGCAGGTCATGCTCGCCGTGAAGCAAGCCCGCTATCCCGACGACAAGATCGAAGCCGTCTATCTCGCCCTTCTCTCACGCAAGCCCACCGCCGAGGAAATGGCCGCCTGGGCAAAAGCGCAGTCGCATGGCTTGAACACGATCCAAGACCTGGTCTATGCGTTGCTGAACTCGCAGCAGTTCATCTTTATCCAGTAG
- a CDS encoding YeeE/YedE thiosulfate transporter family protein — MKNFLTILLLLPSLASAADFGVNATDYDGGAWSPYLVGAGIGVLSWLTFYFADKPIGASSFYAMVAGLIGKSVARKHTESLKYYQTNPPAVDYGFVFVTCTILGGFISAWTGDEIRNEWLHPMWVDRFGDSIALRGIVGFIGGVLMAFGSRLAGGCTSGHGISGTFQLNAGSWLTVIFMFVGGIATAMLLYTTL; from the coding sequence ATGAAGAACTTTCTGACCATTTTGTTGTTGCTGCCATCGCTTGCGAGCGCGGCGGACTTTGGCGTGAACGCCACGGACTATGACGGTGGCGCGTGGTCGCCTTATCTCGTCGGCGCGGGCATCGGCGTGTTGTCGTGGCTGACGTTCTACTTCGCCGACAAACCCATCGGTGCGTCGTCATTTTACGCGATGGTCGCGGGCCTCATCGGCAAGAGCGTCGCGCGCAAGCACACGGAGTCGCTGAAGTATTACCAGACCAATCCGCCAGCGGTGGACTACGGCTTCGTGTTCGTCACCTGCACCATTCTCGGGGGCTTCATCTCGGCGTGGACTGGCGATGAGATTCGCAATGAATGGCTGCACCCGATGTGGGTGGATCGCTTCGGCGACAGCATCGCGTTGCGGGGGATCGTCGGCTTCATCGGCGGTGTGCTGATGGCCTTTGGCTCGCGGCTTGCGGGCGGTTGCACCAGTGGTCACGGCATCAGCGGCACGTTCCAGCTTAATGCCGGCTCGTGGCTCACGGTCATCTTCATGTTCGTCGGTGGCATTGCCACCGCCATGCTCCTCTACACCACGTTATGA
- a CDS encoding DUF1552 domain-containing protein, which yields MKTNPLTRRHFLRAAGTVIALPALESIGFRRFASAAAVVARPKRVVFLGFGWGVTEESWYPDAKVTGAQYKLPPGLAPLARHQSDFTVVQGLTNKFANEAHWGSTFWLTGANRYAEPGQSFHNSISADQVAAAALGKDTRFTSIQLGSPDATNNGHGPGLSLAWDQRGKPLAGMDNPVLAYHRLFSDDAMPLAQRQAMLAQKRSVLDAVRTDAKRVQRGLSKADTDKLDEYFQGVRDIETRLSKDEQWLNVPKQKAPFDEPKPGLAGRDEIKLMYDLIVAALQTDATRVITYRQPVGTLINSLGLKIAPHDMSHYTTGDRLEASQRRDVTQSELLAGLLDKLKAVKEPDGTSLFDHTALAYGSNIRTSHYLDNCPTILAGGGARLKLGQHLVLPRNTPLCNAWLTMLHGLGIEAERHGDSSGVVKALMI from the coding sequence ATGAAGACGAACCCGCTCACCCGCCGCCACTTCCTCCGCGCCGCTGGCACGGTCATCGCGTTGCCCGCGCTGGAGTCCATCGGCTTTCGCCGCTTTGCGTCCGCAGCAGCGGTTGTGGCGAGACCAAAGCGTGTGGTGTTTCTCGGCTTTGGCTGGGGCGTGACGGAGGAGTCGTGGTATCCAGATGCTAAGGTGACTGGTGCGCAATACAAACTGCCGCCGGGGCTTGCACCGCTCGCGCGACATCAGTCGGACTTCACCGTCGTGCAGGGGTTGACGAACAAATTCGCGAACGAGGCACATTGGGGCAGCACGTTCTGGCTCACGGGCGCGAATCGCTATGCGGAGCCGGGACAGAGCTTTCATAACAGCATCTCCGCCGATCAGGTCGCAGCGGCGGCACTCGGAAAAGACACGCGCTTCACCTCCATCCAGCTCGGCAGCCCGGATGCCACGAACAACGGTCACGGCCCCGGCCTCTCGCTGGCCTGGGATCAGCGTGGCAAGCCGCTCGCGGGCATGGACAACCCCGTGCTTGCCTATCATCGCCTGTTCTCGGATGACGCGATGCCCCTCGCACAACGACAGGCAATGCTCGCGCAAAAGCGCAGCGTGCTCGACGCCGTGAGGACCGATGCGAAGCGAGTGCAGCGCGGCCTGAGCAAGGCCGACACCGACAAGCTCGACGAATACTTCCAGGGCGTGCGCGACATCGAGACGCGTCTGTCCAAGGACGAGCAATGGCTCAACGTGCCGAAACAAAAAGCGCCGTTCGACGAACCGAAGCCAGGTCTCGCCGGACGCGATGAGATCAAGCTCATGTATGACCTCATCGTCGCCGCGCTCCAGACCGACGCCACGCGTGTCATCACCTACCGGCAGCCGGTCGGCACGCTGATCAACAGTCTGGGGCTAAAAATCGCGCCACACGACATGAGCCACTACACCACCGGCGACCGCCTGGAGGCATCGCAACGCCGCGACGTGACGCAAAGCGAACTGCTCGCCGGCCTGCTCGACAAGTTGAAGGCGGTGAAGGAACCCGACGGCACGAGCCTCTTCGATCACACTGCGCTCGCCTACGGCAGCAACATCCGCACGAGCCATTACCTCGACAACTGCCCCACCATCCTCGCCGGAGGAGGTGCGCGCCTGAAATTGGGCCAGCACCTCGTCCTGCCGCGCAACACGCCTTTGTGCAATGCCTGGCTAACCATGCTGCACGGCCTCGGCATCGAAGCCGAGCGCCACGGCGACAGTTCGGGCGTGGTGAAGGCGCTCATGATTTGA
- a CDS encoding PIG-L family deacetylase, with protein MMKLIRCAATLFVIAVVGCSPDAPLSEPGQASSGWKLGTFDVLVFAPHSDDEAIGCTGVMLQAMERKQRVGVVVITAGDGFDRAAAAVAGKDIDKLVPEDFLKLAALRQRHSLRGMARIGVPAENLIFLGYPDGGLDRIYQKEGTTPFRQRFTHKRETYGSVVRDYHSLAHGKPAPYTKGAVIADIAEIIQRCQPQEIYVTNDADSHGDHRAAGWFVRDAAKAAGYRGTLFTYVVHGRPPPESPGRRVSLSKTELATKRAVIELYQEGTSPVHDELAATYALPEELFWPVQIGGGAK; from the coding sequence ATGATGAAACTCATTCGATGCGCCGCCACATTGTTCGTCATCGCGGTCGTTGGCTGCTCGCCCGATGCTCCGCTGTCGGAGCCAGGGCAGGCATCCAGTGGGTGGAAACTTGGCACCTTTGATGTGCTGGTGTTCGCGCCGCATTCGGACGACGAGGCCATTGGTTGCACGGGTGTCATGCTACAAGCTATGGAGCGGAAGCAGCGGGTTGGCGTCGTGGTCATCACGGCGGGAGATGGTTTTGATCGGGCTGCCGCCGCCGTGGCTGGCAAAGACATCGACAAGCTGGTGCCTGAGGATTTCCTCAAGCTGGCGGCACTGCGGCAGCGGCATTCGCTGCGTGGCATGGCGCGGATCGGTGTCCCGGCGGAGAATCTCATTTTTCTGGGCTACCCAGATGGCGGATTGGATCGCATCTACCAGAAGGAAGGGACGACTCCGTTTCGCCAGCGCTTCACGCACAAGCGCGAGACCTACGGCAGCGTGGTACGCGATTATCACTCGCTGGCGCACGGCAAACCCGCGCCCTACACCAAGGGGGCTGTCATCGCGGACATCGCGGAGATCATTCAGCGCTGCCAGCCGCAGGAGATCTACGTCACCAATGACGCCGACAGCCACGGTGATCACCGGGCAGCCGGTTGGTTTGTGCGTGATGCCGCAAAGGCCGCCGGTTATCGGGGCACCCTGTTCACCTATGTCGTCCACGGCCGTCCGCCGCCGGAATCACCGGGCCGGCGTGTTTCGTTGAGCAAGACCGAACTGGCAACGAAGCGCGCTGTGATCGAACTGTATCAGGAAGGCACATCGCCAGTTCACGACGAGCTTGCGGCCACCTACGCGCTGCCCGAGGAGCTGTTCTGGCCGGTGCAAATCGGCGGCGGGGCCAAATGA
- a CDS encoding sulfite oxidase, translating into MTTPTAHAFSPGGMIVREMEPLNLEMPFGSLDGFITPVELFFVRSHFAIPDIDMKTWRLKIEGEVETPFELTYDELREMEPHTIPVTLECAGNGRAFLTPQAKGAQWERGAVSNAEWTGVRLADVLRLAGVKASASEAIFEGADEGEIKEPPGPAGKIHYTRSMPLKKAKDDVLLAFKMNGEELTPAHGAPLRVIVPGWYGMASVKWLTRIIASDKPFNGYYQTIDYAYWERGTSAPTLIPITEMQVKAQIARPGFADAVRAGEMYQVTGAAWTTEAEITKVEISTDGGATWDDARLLREPVRNAWRLWEYDWQVPFKPGKATLMARATDSEGRTQPAKRDDDRGSYIVNHCLPIEVNVR; encoded by the coding sequence ATGACGACTCCGACTGCCCATGCATTCTCGCCGGGAGGCATGATCGTGCGCGAGATGGAGCCGTTGAATCTCGAGATGCCGTTCGGCTCGCTCGACGGATTCATCACGCCAGTGGAGCTGTTTTTTGTGCGCAGCCACTTTGCAATCCCGGACATCGACATGAAGACATGGCGTTTGAAGATCGAGGGCGAGGTCGAGACGCCGTTTGAACTGACCTATGATGAACTGAGGGAGATGGAGCCGCACACGATTCCCGTGACGCTGGAATGCGCGGGCAATGGACGCGCATTCCTCACGCCCCAGGCCAAAGGCGCGCAGTGGGAGCGCGGCGCGGTCAGCAACGCGGAGTGGACCGGAGTACGGCTCGCCGACGTGCTGCGGCTCGCTGGCGTGAAGGCCTCCGCCTCCGAAGCGATCTTTGAGGGTGCTGACGAGGGCGAGATCAAGGAGCCGCCTGGACCTGCGGGCAAGATTCATTACACGCGCAGCATGCCGTTGAAGAAGGCAAAGGACGATGTGCTGCTCGCTTTCAAAATGAACGGTGAGGAGCTGACGCCCGCGCATGGCGCGCCGCTGCGTGTGATTGTGCCCGGCTGGTATGGCATGGCCTCGGTCAAATGGCTGACGCGGATCATTGCCAGCGACAAGCCGTTCAACGGTTACTATCAGACCATCGACTACGCATACTGGGAACGCGGCACAAGCGCGCCGACACTCATTCCCATCACCGAGATGCAAGTGAAGGCGCAAATCGCGCGGCCCGGATTTGCCGACGCCGTGCGCGCCGGGGAGATGTATCAAGTCACGGGTGCCGCGTGGACCACCGAGGCTGAGATTACGAAGGTGGAAATCAGCACGGATGGCGGCGCGACGTGGGATGACGCGCGCCTGCTCAGAGAGCCGGTCCGCAACGCCTGGCGGCTGTGGGAATATGATTGGCAGGTGCCGTTCAAACCAGGAAAGGCAACGCTCATGGCTCGCGCGACGGACTCGGAAGGCCGCACGCAGCCAGCGAAACGGGACGACGACCGTGGCAGCTACATCGTGAACCACTGTCTGCCCATTGAGGTCAATGTGCGGTGA
- a CDS encoding YeeE/YedE thiosulfate transporter family protein, with translation MIDPGKAVKESSAPPPGVPAGKKLVAAIIFGTAFGFLLQKGGVGKYNVLIGQLLLQDFTVAKVMMTAVVVGMIGVFTLHHFAKVNLDIHPTRIGAQIIGGALFGIGFALIAYCPGTGTAALGQGSWDVLFGMAGLIAGSYLFAEMSAWLKRTVETWGDKGKVMLPDLLHIPRGVFVPAFALIMIIALYAMERFTIL, from the coding sequence ATGATCGATCCCGGCAAAGCAGTGAAGGAATCCAGCGCGCCGCCTCCGGGGGTGCCCGCAGGCAAGAAGCTTGTGGCCGCGATCATCTTCGGCACCGCCTTCGGTTTCCTTTTGCAAAAAGGCGGCGTCGGCAAATACAACGTCCTCATCGGCCAGCTCCTGCTCCAAGACTTTACCGTCGCCAAGGTCATGATGACCGCCGTCGTCGTGGGAATGATCGGCGTGTTCACGCTGCATCATTTTGCCAAGGTGAATCTGGACATTCATCCGACTAGGATCGGCGCGCAGATCATCGGCGGCGCGTTGTTTGGTATTGGCTTTGCGCTCATCGCCTACTGCCCCGGCACCGGCACGGCGGCGCTTGGACAAGGGAGCTGGGACGTGCTCTTCGGCATGGCTGGTTTGATTGCCGGCTCCTACCTGTTTGCCGAAATGTCTGCGTGGTTGAAGCGCACGGTCGAAACGTGGGGCGACAAAGGCAAAGTCATGCTGCCCGATCTGCTGCACATCCCGCGTGGCGTGTTCGTGCCCGCCTTCGCGCTGATCATGATCATCGCACTCTACGCGATGGAACGCTTTACCATCCTCTGA
- a CDS encoding MBL fold metallo-hydrolase gives MALVFERIQTEGIAELSYLLGDDSDGVAAVFDPTPDVDKYVTLAREKKVSITHIFETHIHADLVSGALELCARVESAKVFCSHEGDARYGFDHEKLKAGDKFTLGKSIVTVRHTPGHTPEHVSYELAEKDHPETPWGVLTGDSLFVNSAGRPDLLGSSETEELTKKLFETLRGYFIALPDSVVIHPAHAHGSPCGADIGDRLESTIGYERKFNPYLQFTDFEKFKEHALSSAPPVPKYYPLMKKLNAKGPEVLGNLPRVPGLPAKTFNEAVEKKAGVLVDTRLMLAFGGGHIRGALSIGATPMLSIWAGWLLEPDKPILLVLDSDSKVDEVVKLFIRTGYNKFAGYLVGGMTAWDNAGLPLEDVGQMTVHEIKDAGTGLQIVDVRSPDEWQKGHVPGAVHMFLPELRKQSVALDKEKPVAVYCDSGYRASIGTSILKQEGFGCVCNVPGSWQAWKKAGFPIEGKSE, from the coding sequence ATGGCACTTGTCTTTGAACGCATCCAAACCGAAGGCATCGCGGAGCTTTCTTATCTCCTCGGCGATGACAGCGACGGCGTTGCCGCCGTTTTCGACCCGACTCCAGACGTGGACAAATACGTCACCTTGGCGCGCGAGAAGAAGGTTTCCATCACCCACATCTTCGAGACGCACATTCATGCGGATCTGGTGAGCGGTGCGCTGGAGCTGTGTGCTCGTGTCGAGTCGGCCAAAGTGTTTTGCAGCCATGAAGGCGATGCGCGCTATGGCTTTGATCACGAAAAGTTGAAGGCTGGTGACAAGTTTACACTCGGCAAGTCGATCGTCACGGTGCGCCACACGCCAGGACACACGCCCGAGCATGTGAGCTACGAGCTGGCCGAGAAAGATCACCCCGAGACTCCATGGGGCGTGCTGACGGGTGATTCGCTGTTTGTCAATTCGGCGGGCCGGCCCGATCTGCTCGGTTCCAGCGAGACCGAGGAACTCACCAAGAAGCTGTTTGAAACACTGCGCGGGTATTTTATCGCGCTGCCTGACAGCGTCGTGATTCACCCCGCGCATGCCCACGGCTCACCGTGCGGCGCGGACATCGGCGACCGGCTGGAGAGCACCATAGGCTACGAGCGGAAGTTCAATCCTTACCTCCAGTTCACTGACTTCGAGAAGTTCAAGGAACATGCCCTGAGCAGCGCGCCGCCGGTGCCGAAGTATTACCCGCTGATGAAGAAGCTGAACGCCAAAGGGCCGGAGGTGCTCGGCAATCTGCCGCGTGTGCCAGGCCTGCCGGCAAAGACCTTCAACGAGGCGGTGGAGAAGAAAGCGGGGGTGCTCGTGGATACGCGGCTGATGCTGGCTTTCGGCGGCGGTCACATCAGGGGCGCGCTGAGCATTGGTGCCACGCCCATGCTCTCGATCTGGGCGGGCTGGTTGCTCGAACCGGACAAGCCGATCCTCCTCGTGCTCGATAGCGACAGCAAAGTGGATGAGGTGGTGAAGCTCTTCATCCGCACCGGTTACAACAAGTTCGCGGGCTATCTCGTCGGCGGGATGACGGCATGGGACAATGCCGGACTGCCGCTGGAGGACGTCGGCCAGATGACCGTGCATGAAATCAAGGACGCCGGAACGGGCTTGCAGATCGTGGACGTGCGTTCGCCTGACGAATGGCAGAAAGGCCACGTGCCGGGAGCAGTTCACATGTTCCTGCCGGAACTACGCAAGCAGTCCGTCGCGCTCGACAAGGAAAAGCCAGTCGCGGTGTATTGCGACAGCGGCTATCGCGCGAGCATCGGCACGAGCATTCTCAAGCAGGAAGGTTTTGGCTGCGTCTGCAACGTGCCCGGAAGCTGGCAGGCGTGGAAGAAGGCGGGATTTCCAATCGAAGGAAAAAGCGAATGA
- a CDS encoding YeeE/YedE thiosulfate transporter family protein, which produces MNPLRMKVWSPYLVGAGIGVLNWLTFATVDKPIGITTAFEYSAALTEQEVAPHIAQPYLEAKAKDGKVPKIDWEWMLVLGVFIGAYASAKMSGDRAPEEKVPPLWRWRFGYSPGKRYAGAFLGGLIMMLGARIAQGCTSGHAISGILQLALSSWIFAPVMGLAGMAVAFLIYGKEGRSHV; this is translated from the coding sequence ATGAATCCACTCCGCATGAAAGTCTGGTCGCCGTATCTCGTCGGCGCGGGCATTGGGGTGTTGAACTGGCTGACGTTCGCCACGGTGGACAAGCCTATCGGCATCACCACGGCCTTTGAATACAGTGCCGCGCTCACCGAGCAGGAGGTCGCCCCACATATAGCGCAGCCCTATCTTGAGGCGAAGGCGAAGGACGGCAAGGTGCCGAAGATCGACTGGGAATGGATGCTGGTGCTCGGTGTGTTCATCGGGGCTTACGCCAGCGCGAAGATGTCGGGAGATCGGGCACCGGAGGAGAAGGTGCCGCCGCTCTGGCGATGGCGCTTCGGGTATTCGCCAGGCAAACGCTATGCCGGGGCTTTTCTCGGCGGGCTGATCATGATGCTCGGTGCGCGCATCGCGCAGGGCTGCACCAGCGGCCATGCGATCAGCGGCATCCTGCAACTCGCGCTTTCGAGCTGGATATTTGCGCCAGTCATGGGTTTGGCGGGCATGGCCGTGGCGTTCCTGATCTACGGGAAGGAGGGCCGGAGCCATGTTTGA